AAAGACTTGAGAAAAAAGTTGAAATTGAACAGTCCATATTATTCCCTGaagaaacttttaaaagttttgaaaactcatatttttgcaaataatctttaaaacaaGGAAGAGAAAGAAAAAGTTAAAGCAATGTATGGATGGATTTGTCAGATGCAGTCATTGGAAAAGTAACTTTGATATCAACATTCACTATTTTCACTTTATTTGTGATCTGGGTTAATTCTTATACTTTCTTTGACAGCGGTGAGTTATGTTTGGTTTACATTATATGATGTGAATTGCCACAAGGGTCACTAAGATATTGGCCTAGTTCAGTTAggtatttacattaaatttaatgacataCATTTTTCAGATTTGTATGTCTACAAGTACATACCAAATCCACAGTGGGTGCTAATGTTCTGTGCAGTTTGGGGGCTTTTTTTTATCGGGGGACTCATTTCATTCACACTCTTCCATTTGTACCCTTATTTATAGCAAAACAGACCctgagtatattttttaagaattaccTTTCTACAAATAtctcaaatcaaaataatagtgtaaatagaaaaaatgctGCAATTGTGAGAAAATACCATTTAATAGGAAAGATTTATAGTATATTGAAAGAATCGGAGAGAATTGGTACAAAAATGGTGAACGACTGGATAGTGATCGGGATATCGGGAGTCACGTGCGGCGGAAAGACGACATTGGCCAACCGCCTAAGGGACGCGTTAGTGCCGGTATACGTGTTTCATCAGGACAAGTATTTCCTCCCGGACGACAGCCCTAAGCACGTGAGGTGTCCGGGCGTGGAACACAACAACTACGACATATTGTCGGCGCTCGACATGGACAAGATGCACGACGACGTGTTGCGCACTCTGAGAGGGGAGACCAGGGCTCACGCGGTCGACCTCGAGAGGGCCGAGGGGAAATGGGGCGTGCCCGGGAAGAGCTTTTTGATTCTCGAGGGATTCACCGTCCTGAACCACAGGCCTTTGAACGAATTGTGTCACTTAAGGTGAGTTATTATTCGGTCGTTTCTGCATTCTCGCTTATACTTGTTCAAACAGTTCTAGTAGAGTGACGAATGCGCCGCTTCAGGTACTACTTCGTGCTGGAGTACGGCGAGTGTGCGGCGAGACGCGCTTTGCGGTTGTACGACCCGCCCGACACGCCCGGGTACTTCGAACAATGCGTTTGGCCTGAGCACTTGCGCTTCAAGGCACAGGTGAGGGACTCTTACGTTTTCTTGGGATGCTACTTTCTCTTTGATGCAACATTCTTATGTTTAAAAAGACCCTTCGCCTCCTTTACTGGATTAAagtcaatttaattttgttaaagatCGAGAAAGATAGTCGTGTGAAGATGTTGGATGGCACAAGTCCGGACGCTTTCGAACTCGTCCTGAAAGACCTGACGGAGTCGGGAGCCTCTCGCTTATGAATgttgattattgttaattcGCATTTAAGAATATACACTTTTAGTACTACtttgagttttattttagCTTTTGTATATTGACAAGAATAGAAGTAATATTGGAAAGatacatatacaaaattgGATCGATTACGATTCTTCCTTTGGTATTTCGTAGTTTTATTTGGTAAATAATGTCTTTGTAATGGTGGGCTTTATATGAGCACGCTCTTAGTATTAGGTCTGTTCGCGCTCGGTGAcaatcaaagaaggatgaccaatgacaattgtcgacttgactttgacacacgaaccggagatgGGAGGTGGTGTCCCGGCGTAATGGCGCAAGGGAGtgacctttttatttaattttaatatttgtaacgttaattttggaataattaataattatttgtagataACATGGTTAAAAGAACAAGAACAAAAGACGGTGAATGTTCGACCAAACGAGTTGGAACATGTTCCAAGttccatattattattgcaagcACGACAAAATTCGTATTTTTCTAAGACTCAATCATTACATGATTTGACGTTAAACCTTAATAGTAAGGAAGACGAAAAATTTTTCCAAATCAAAATGTCTAATATTCAAGCACTTCGTACTGAATTTAATGACTTAGtatctcaattaaatattgagtAAATGAAGCATATCCTCAATTCATTCCTTCTTTTCACGCATGAGAGTCCTTTGAGGACCTGTACGCAACCATACAGGGTAAGCTACAGGAAATTAAAAGTACTATAGTTGAGAAATTAGATCACCCAAAGTTAAAATTGCCTTCAATTAAATTACCACAATTTAATGGCGACCCAAATAATTGGACTTCATTCTACGAAGCCTATAACCATTTATTCCACAACAATAGGGAAATGTCAAATTCCGAAAAGGTGTTCTATCCTTGTGGTCAACTAACAGGGAAGGCCCTTACTGCGATCGCCGGCATAAACCCAACggcaaataattatgatttaatttattctaccTTAATTGACAAATATCAAGACATACGGTCACTTGGCTTTTGGAtttggataatatttttaattttaaaacattaacaacGTCTTCTACAGACggtttaaatagttttcttgACAAAATTATcaacattacatttatttttggcACTTAAAAAATTAGGcaacgaaacaattatttcatttgagaattcctttagaaaaaaataccctgTTATAcgcaattactttttttaaggGAACCGTGTAAAGTTTTGGAACGAACAGATTCTACTATGATAAAACcggctaataataaatattccaaaAGCGTAAAATCTTTTGTAACTTCTAATTCTGTTCAAACTAATTCAAAATGTCCTTTATGTAATAGTAAAATTCACGATCAGTTACACAGTTGTccagatttttaaaaattaaatgataaagaaCGAttcaatatcattaaaaaacgGAATTATTGCGTAAAATGTTTAAGCGTTAAACATAAAACCACAAATTCTAATTCTGTTAAAAGTTGTAAAACGTGCAATTCCAATAATCccagtttatttgaaaaacagGCGAATGAATGGATGGACTGCGATCAAACGCTCGAGCCATTGAGTCGCAGCGTGAGTCATTGCTAGTCGATAGTACTCCGCTTGTCGCATCTGGCTCCTTAGACGAACCTAATAACATTCACGCGCCGATTTCTTTATGTTCAGTGCAGAATTCAGCGAATACTTTGATATCACAACCGTTATCGGTTTTACTTGGTACTGCCCGCGTATGTACTTTTGATACGCGTGGTATCCCGCACCCGCATATTTTGCGTTGTCTTATAGACAGTGGCTCTCAAAATCATTTCGTAATGAATGATTTTGAGAGCCACTGTCGTACTTATACTGCGTGTTGTACAAAGTTACTATTAAATTACGTTTAATTACGTTTTCCGAACCTATGTATGTGAACGGGTTTGGTGGCTGTTCGAATGATATAATAGGGACAACTAATATAGTTATATCCTCTCGTTTTgacattttgaatattaaatattccattAATTCTTTAATCGTGAAG
This portion of the Pieris brassicae chromosome 6, ilPieBrab1.1, whole genome shotgun sequence genome encodes:
- the LOC123711261 gene encoding nicotinamide riboside kinase 2; the encoded protein is MVNDWIVIGISGVTCGGKTTLANRLRDALVPVYVFHQDKYFLPDDSPKHVRCPGVEHNNYDILSALDMDKMHDDVLRTLRGETRAHAVDLERAEGKWGVPGKSFLILEGFTVLNHRPLNELCHLRYYFVLEYGECAARRALRLYDPPDTPGYFEQCVWPEHLRFKAQIEKDSRVKMLDGTSPDAFELVLKDLTESGASRL